One genomic window of Nitrospirota bacterium includes the following:
- the gspG gene encoding type II secretion system major pseudopilin GspG has protein sequence MKESYEKTKRRRAEGGFTLIELIVVLVILSLLAAVVAPKMLSRAEDAKVTDAKVQMRNLETALKLFKLDNGFYPTTEQGLEALVEKPSTGRIPKNYREEGYLEKSRVPLDPWGNPFIYVSPGQNDDYEIVSMGADGQEGGEGHDADLQSWNVQ, from the coding sequence GTGAAGGAATCGTACGAAAAGACAAAGCGGCGGCGCGCGGAGGGGGGCTTCACCCTGATAGAGCTCATCGTGGTGCTGGTCATCCTGAGCCTCCTGGCCGCCGTGGTGGCCCCCAAGATGCTGAGCAGGGCCGAGGACGCAAAGGTGACGGACGCCAAGGTGCAGATGCGCAACCTGGAGACCGCGCTCAAGCTCTTCAAGCTGGACAACGGGTTCTACCCCACCACGGAGCAGGGGCTTGAGGCCCTGGTGGAGAAGCCCAGCACGGGACGCATACCCAAGAACTACCGCGAGGAAGGATACCTGGAGAAAAGCCGCGTTCCTCTGGACCCCTGGGGCAACCCGTTCATCTACGTCTCGCCGGGCCAGAACGACGACTACGAAATCGTCAGCATGGGGGCCGACGGCCAGGAAGGCGGCGAGGGCCACGATGCCGACCTGCAAAGCTGGAACGTCCAGTAG